One Paraburkholderia agricolaris genomic region harbors:
- a CDS encoding adenine deaminase C-terminal domain-containing protein, protein MRRSKKQTQLINESETTMYQEVSERNVAAPGQHGNASAHYDQVRAIFEVLNGRKEADLLLKNLNILDVHSETVYQGSILVYDKRIVALNPDETAIKVREVFDGEGLYAIPGLIDAHVHFDAQLAHPAAFAEAIVPCGTTTIFSECLDFVSAAGAEAVEATGQLFKNHERLPYRVYAFAPGKKTSVAVTDALLKMDPVIGLGELAHLTYSVGNDDDFRKSALGRAKGGFMNTHWGVTTLSDMMLNYMPAIGAFANHDVWKEDDIEKSVRYGLQTQIKFGVGSSEVIKIMLRAIVKRKWPAENFQLCADNISVDRLLTKGHMDWIVSLCAEMGIAPIKAIKMATLYTARAFRMDNKFGSLTPGRFADIVLTDSLSKINPRFVFKDGELVAKDRKLLKHADIDYSGMVKKPVPGLGDLTPEQLDLVPLEISADGKQAKVYLFDVYGRGHEKFYQEVWVPLRDGKVVTEVGGVKLNRISIVQRYTDGKRHVVNGLFKGVYVDRGAVATFWPAPKAYFVAVGQDSAEMCHCLQRVDTYAGGCVVTDNKEVKAVLPLDIYGVQANMNLSELLSATRAVDAALEAMGNRNEGEPVVNKLLTLFISLDRFGFMV, encoded by the coding sequence TTGCGGCGCAGCAAGAAGCAGACTCAACTAATTAATGAAAGTGAGACAACCATGTATCAAGAAGTCAGCGAGAGAAACGTCGCAGCACCGGGGCAACATGGCAACGCCAGTGCCCACTACGATCAGGTGAGAGCGATTTTCGAAGTACTCAACGGAAGGAAGGAGGCTGATCTTCTTCTAAAGAATCTGAATATCCTCGACGTCCACAGCGAAACTGTCTATCAAGGTTCCATCCTCGTTTACGACAAGCGCATCGTCGCGTTGAATCCGGACGAAACGGCTATCAAGGTGCGTGAGGTTTTTGACGGCGAAGGTCTTTATGCCATTCCAGGGCTGATCGACGCTCACGTCCACTTCGATGCGCAATTGGCCCATCCGGCTGCGTTTGCCGAGGCCATCGTCCCGTGCGGTACGACCACTATTTTCTCGGAGTGCCTCGATTTTGTGAGTGCGGCGGGCGCGGAAGCGGTGGAGGCAACCGGGCAATTGTTCAAGAACCACGAACGTCTACCCTATCGGGTATACGCGTTTGCACCTGGAAAGAAAACTTCCGTGGCGGTCACCGACGCGCTGCTGAAGATGGATCCGGTGATTGGCCTGGGCGAACTCGCGCACCTGACCTACAGCGTGGGCAATGACGACGACTTCCGCAAATCGGCCTTGGGGCGCGCCAAGGGCGGTTTCATGAACACTCACTGGGGCGTGACCACGCTGTCGGACATGATGCTGAACTACATGCCCGCGATCGGCGCCTTCGCCAACCACGATGTCTGGAAGGAAGACGACATCGAGAAAAGCGTCCGCTACGGCCTTCAGACGCAAATCAAATTTGGCGTCGGCAGCAGCGAGGTGATTAAAATCATGCTGCGTGCGATTGTCAAACGTAAGTGGCCTGCCGAGAATTTTCAACTGTGCGCGGACAATATCTCGGTCGACCGCCTGTTGACCAAGGGGCATATGGACTGGATCGTTTCGCTATGCGCCGAAATGGGCATCGCACCGATCAAGGCGATCAAGATGGCGACGCTCTATACCGCGCGTGCATTCAGGATGGACAACAAATTCGGTTCGCTGACGCCAGGCCGGTTCGCGGATATCGTGCTGACCGACAGCCTGTCGAAGATCAATCCGCGTTTTGTCTTCAAGGACGGCGAACTGGTCGCCAAGGATCGCAAGCTGTTGAAGCACGCCGACATCGACTACTCCGGCATGGTGAAAAAGCCGGTTCCAGGCCTCGGCGATCTGACGCCGGAACAACTGGACCTTGTGCCACTGGAAATCTCGGCGGACGGCAAGCAGGCAAAGGTGTACCTGTTCGACGTCTACGGCCGGGGCCACGAAAAGTTCTATCAGGAAGTGTGGGTGCCGTTGCGGGACGGCAAAGTCGTCACGGAAGTAGGGGGCGTCAAGCTCAACCGGATTTCGATCGTGCAGCGCTATACCGACGGCAAGCGCCATGTGGTCAACGGTCTGTTCAAGGGCGTTTATGTCGATCGCGGTGCCGTGGCAACGTTTTGGCCTGCGCCCAAAGCCTACTTCGTTGCGGTCGGACAGGATAGCGCAGAAATGTGCCACTGCCTCCAGCGGGTCGACACCTATGCGGGCGGTTGTGTCGTCACCGACAACAAGGAAGTCAAGGCGGTGCTGCCCCTCGACATCTATGGCGTCCAGGCCAACATGAACCTTTCCGAGTTGCTCAGCGCGACCCGTGCCGTCGACGCCGCGTTGGAGGCGATGGGCAATCGCAATGAAGGCGAGCCTGTAGTGAACAAGCTTTTGACCTTGTTCATCTCTCTTGACCGGTTCGGTTTCATGGTTTGA
- a CDS encoding YczE/YyaS/YitT family protein, whose amino-acid sequence MAHHAREAEVIDTGSLKRRWITYIIGIYILTMGISLAIRAGIGISPQSSLTRTMTLVYPRLSQGTYNFMLELFMLFLTYLAARKDFKLKNFASLIPAFVLATCLDLNLMLTRSIGFQDYLPKFFLLVFADALLAFGLFLMIRANLVLMPIDMFVNTLFKRTGLRWGDIKTSFDCTLLIISAVIGFALLGGPRFIREGTFMNAILVGQYIKLYFFLFQKIKTTIASYHRRSLEQQSYSRQRF is encoded by the coding sequence ATGGCGCACCATGCAAGGGAAGCTGAAGTCATCGATACCGGGAGCCTTAAACGGCGCTGGATCACCTACATCATTGGTATTTACATACTGACCATGGGTATCAGTCTGGCCATCAGGGCGGGCATAGGTATTTCGCCGCAAAGCAGTCTGACCCGAACGATGACCCTCGTGTACCCGCGTCTCAGCCAGGGCACGTACAACTTCATGCTTGAGTTGTTCATGCTGTTTCTGACTTATCTGGCCGCGCGGAAAGACTTCAAACTGAAGAATTTCGCCTCGCTGATTCCGGCGTTTGTGCTGGCCACGTGCCTGGATCTGAACCTGATGCTGACCAGGTCGATCGGTTTTCAGGACTATCTTCCGAAGTTCTTCCTGTTGGTTTTCGCAGATGCATTGCTGGCTTTCGGCCTGTTCCTGATGATCCGGGCGAATCTCGTACTCATGCCGATCGACATGTTCGTCAATACGCTTTTCAAGCGCACGGGTTTGAGATGGGGGGACATCAAGACGAGCTTCGACTGCACGCTTCTGATCATTAGTGCAGTGATCGGTTTTGCCCTGCTGGGGGGCCCCAGGTTTATCCGCGAAGGCACGTTCATGAATGCCATTCTGGTGGGGCAGTACATCAAACTCTATTTCTTCCTGTTCCAGAAAATCAAAACTACGATCGCGTCGTATCACCGAAGATCGTTGGAGCAACAGTCCTACTCGCGTCAGCGCTTTTGA
- a CDS encoding porin, which produces MFIASAPTALLNRIYRATAIIAFMLIGAHAYAQSSVQLYGIVDTWVGVQKYPGKAASWQEGGGGLSTSFWGFGGQEDLGGGYKTIFAIEGFFRPQNGAYGSFNGDPFFSRNAYVGLTTPLGTVTLGRQSSLLYLQACQFNPYYASFTFSPTIVQMYAGLGTYPAYKTDQGIVGGTAWSNAVQYATPDLHGFVGHAIYAFGDSSSGNGSKQYSLQASYRNGPFAAGAVYQYANFNSTAGDLNSLIKGFHSQTATQLAASYEFSIAKLYGEYTYTDNNVINKDFHVNMFEGGATITVGVGKILASYAYSRDSGGLNQTRQTASLGYDYPLSKRTDLYAVYMYDHFAGLSSGETAGVGMRARF; this is translated from the coding sequence ATGTTTATAGCAAGTGCCCCCACTGCTTTGCTGAACAGAATCTATCGTGCTACTGCGATAATCGCCTTTATGCTGATAGGCGCTCACGCATACGCGCAATCGAGCGTGCAGCTGTATGGCATCGTCGATACATGGGTTGGGGTTCAGAAGTATCCCGGCAAAGCTGCTAGCTGGCAGGAAGGCGGCGGTGGTCTGTCTACTTCGTTCTGGGGCTTCGGTGGTCAGGAGGACCTGGGTGGCGGCTACAAGACGATCTTTGCTATCGAGGGATTCTTCCGTCCACAGAATGGCGCGTATGGTTCCTTCAACGGAGATCCGTTTTTCTCGCGTAACGCGTACGTCGGTCTCACTACACCCTTAGGCACCGTAACGCTGGGACGCCAGAGCAGTCTGCTGTATTTGCAGGCATGTCAGTTCAATCCGTATTACGCCTCTTTCACGTTCTCGCCGACCATCGTGCAGATGTATGCCGGCCTGGGTACTTATCCGGCGTACAAGACCGATCAGGGGATTGTCGGCGGGACCGCATGGAGCAATGCGGTGCAGTACGCCACTCCCGATCTGCACGGATTCGTCGGCCACGCAATCTACGCGTTCGGCGACAGCAGTTCGGGGAACGGTAGCAAACAGTATTCGCTGCAGGCCTCTTATCGAAATGGTCCCTTTGCCGCCGGTGCCGTCTACCAGTACGCGAACTTTAACTCGACGGCCGGTGACCTGAATTCCTTGATTAAGGGCTTTCACAGTCAGACAGCGACCCAGCTCGCGGCTTCGTACGAGTTTTCGATTGCGAAGCTGTACGGCGAGTACACCTATACCGACAACAACGTCATCAACAAGGATTTCCACGTCAACATGTTCGAGGGCGGCGCGACAATCACCGTCGGAGTGGGCAAGATCCTGGCGTCGTATGCGTATTCGCGCGATTCCGGCGGACTGAACCAGACCCGTCAGACCGCATCGCTGGGATACGACTATCCGCTCTCCAAACGTACCGACCTCTACGCCGTATATATGTACGACCATTTTGCCGGTTTGTCGTCTGGCGAGACGGCTGGAGTGGGGATGCGCGCGCGATTCTAG
- a CDS encoding LysR family transcriptional regulator, producing MSNNELLNLSQLRAFRLVADTGSATRAAAALFRAQSAVTRSVQELESALGEPLFDRSPSGMLPTPVGRAVLKRCERIFAELEELAQWCSARQARRRPATEGALPAYLLNTRRLQLFAALARHRHMPSAARTFGISQPAVSTAIRVLESGAGLTLFHRSPRGILLTTEGETFLLRVRRALNELRHIPDDIAATHGKIQGTVTVGALPLGRTLILPRAIARITKENPGVCTVTNESAYEALVADLRAGDIDFILGALRDNDALSGLKNERLMSSDMALLVRPDHPLARVPELTITDLREAQWVLPRSNAPARAFFEAQFKRIKVKPPMPTVETADLAVIRGLLLDTDMIAAVSAHQLHLEIQSGQLAVLDVKLHNTRRDIGLITRSTGNPSPAARALIDAIRLSVVDAGRTVSGPGAHVKSQVLSR from the coding sequence ATGAGCAACAACGAACTTCTCAACCTGTCGCAACTGCGCGCGTTCCGACTCGTAGCCGATACGGGCAGCGCAACGCGTGCAGCCGCCGCGCTGTTTCGCGCCCAGTCCGCCGTCACTCGTTCCGTGCAGGAACTGGAATCGGCGCTTGGCGAACCGTTATTCGACCGCAGTCCCTCGGGCATGCTGCCGACCCCGGTGGGCCGCGCCGTTCTGAAGCGGTGCGAGCGGATCTTTGCCGAACTGGAAGAGCTCGCGCAGTGGTGCTCGGCGAGGCAGGCGCGCCGCCGGCCTGCCACGGAAGGCGCGTTGCCCGCCTATCTGCTCAATACACGGCGGCTTCAGCTGTTTGCCGCTCTCGCCCGCCATCGGCACATGCCGAGCGCGGCCAGGACCTTCGGCATCAGTCAGCCGGCGGTGAGCACGGCAATTCGCGTGCTGGAAAGCGGCGCCGGTTTGACGTTATTTCATCGCAGCCCACGTGGCATCCTGCTCACGACTGAAGGCGAAACGTTTCTGCTGCGCGTGCGCCGTGCGCTGAACGAATTAAGGCATATACCCGACGATATCGCGGCAACGCATGGCAAGATTCAGGGCACGGTGACAGTTGGCGCGTTGCCACTCGGACGCACCTTGATCTTGCCCAGAGCGATCGCGCGCATCACCAAAGAGAATCCAGGCGTGTGTACCGTCACCAACGAAAGCGCCTATGAAGCGCTGGTCGCGGATCTACGTGCGGGAGATATCGACTTTATCCTCGGCGCGCTGCGGGACAATGACGCCTTGAGCGGCTTGAAAAACGAACGCCTGATGTCGTCGGATATGGCGCTGCTGGTGCGCCCCGATCATCCGCTCGCCCGCGTGCCCGAGTTGACCATCACCGATTTGCGAGAAGCGCAGTGGGTACTGCCTCGCAGCAATGCACCGGCGCGTGCGTTTTTCGAGGCGCAGTTCAAGCGGATAAAAGTGAAACCGCCCATGCCGACTGTCGAGACAGCTGACCTTGCCGTGATCCGCGGCTTGCTGCTCGACACGGACATGATCGCTGCGGTATCGGCCCACCAGTTGCATCTGGAGATTCAGTCAGGGCAATTAGCGGTTCTCGATGTCAAATTGCACAACACCCGGCGTGACATCGGACTGATCACGCGTTCGACGGGCAACCCGTCTCCCGCCGCACGAGCGTTGATCGATGCGATTCGTCTATCGGTGGTTGACGCTGGGCGCACGGTCAGCGGGCCGGGGGCTCACGTGAAGTCTCAGGTGTTGTCGCGTTAA
- a CDS encoding gallate dioxygenase — MAWIVGGIAASHTPTIGFAFDKNKRDDPVWAPIFENFAPLADWLAEKSPDVLVLIYNDHVTSFFFDHYSAFALGVGPEWQVADEGGGARDLPPIKGHSGLAAHIGNSLMTDEFDMSFFQNKALDHGCFSPLSMLCPHTPEWPVKLVPLQMGVLQLPVPSARRFYKLGQALRRAIESYPEDLKVAIVATGGLSHQVHGERAGFNNTEWDQRFLDLFERDPEQLAEMTIAEYAELGGFEGAEVVMWLTMRGALPSNVVCRHRSYYLPSMAGIATAIYEGEESETKPSVVERHRQRMAVQLAGVEKIEGTYPFSIEVAVRAYRINDYLHRMVEPAHREAFLADPEASFAAADLSDEERDLIRRRDWRGLLHYGVIFFMLEKLGAVTGVSNLHIYAAMRGETLEAFQQTRNAPGALYSVAGKTAGKLDWDNAEKGKG; from the coding sequence ATGGCATGGATCGTCGGCGGCATTGCTGCCTCGCACACACCCACGATTGGTTTCGCGTTCGACAAGAACAAGCGCGATGATCCAGTGTGGGCGCCGATCTTTGAAAATTTCGCGCCGTTGGCGGACTGGCTTGCCGAAAAGAGCCCTGACGTGCTGGTGCTCATCTACAACGATCATGTCACCTCGTTCTTCTTCGACCATTACTCGGCCTTTGCTCTGGGCGTGGGGCCCGAGTGGCAGGTGGCGGACGAGGGCGGCGGCGCACGGGACCTGCCGCCAATCAAAGGACATTCGGGGCTGGCCGCCCACATTGGCAACTCGCTGATGACAGACGAGTTCGACATGTCTTTCTTCCAGAACAAGGCGCTCGATCACGGTTGCTTCTCACCCCTGTCGATGCTTTGCCCACATACGCCGGAGTGGCCGGTGAAACTTGTGCCGCTGCAGATGGGCGTGCTGCAACTGCCGGTTCCGAGCGCACGGCGCTTTTACAAACTTGGGCAAGCACTGAGACGTGCAATCGAGAGCTATCCGGAGGATCTCAAAGTGGCGATCGTCGCAACGGGCGGCCTGTCGCACCAGGTGCACGGGGAACGCGCGGGCTTCAATAACACGGAATGGGATCAGCGTTTTCTCGATCTCTTTGAGCGCGATCCAGAGCAACTGGCTGAGATGACGATTGCCGAGTACGCCGAGCTGGGTGGATTCGAAGGGGCGGAAGTGGTGATGTGGCTGACGATGCGAGGTGCGTTGCCGTCCAACGTCGTATGCAGGCATCGTAGCTACTACCTGCCGTCAATGGCAGGTATCGCCACTGCGATCTATGAAGGGGAAGAGAGCGAAACGAAACCTTCCGTCGTGGAGCGGCACCGGCAGCGGATGGCCGTTCAACTCGCCGGCGTCGAGAAGATCGAGGGCACCTATCCGTTCTCAATCGAAGTTGCCGTTCGCGCATATCGGATCAACGACTACCTTCACCGAATGGTGGAGCCGGCGCATCGCGAAGCTTTCCTGGCCGATCCGGAAGCCAGCTTTGCGGCCGCGGACCTGTCTGACGAAGAGCGAGACCTGATCCGCCGTCGCGATTGGCGCGGCCTGCTTCACTATGGCGTGATCTTCTTCATGCTCGAGAAGCTGGGCGCGGTGACGGGCGTGTCGAACCTTCACATCTACGCCGCGATGCGCGGGGAGACGCTGGAGGCGTTCCAGCAGACCCGTAATGCGCCCGGCGCGCTCTACTCAGTGGCGGGAAAGACTGCTGGAAAGCTCGACTGGGACAATGCAGAGAAAGGGAAGGGTTGA